A section of the Rossellomorea marisflavi genome encodes:
- a CDS encoding UxaA family hydrolase, producing the protein MNSSTIVIHERDNVLIALRDFEAGERVVDGDREVILREAVPAGHKIAREPIQENENVIKFGMPIGRASEPIERGEWIHTHNVVTNLKGTLQYDYKPTDDKIVPKPSTKTFQGYIRENGEVGIRNEIWIINTVGCINKTAEMVAKMASDQFDGIDGVHSFSHLFGCSQLGDDLHNTQKILSGLVHHPNAAGILVMGLGCENNYIEEFKKVIGDYDPRRVKFIEVQSADDEISESLELIEELADYAKTFKRQEVPLSKLKVGLKCGGSDGFSGITGNPLVGAFSDRLISEGGTTILTEVPEMFGAEEILMSRAKNEGVFEKIVDLVNDFKGYFLKHGQNVYENPSPGNKKGGITTLEEKSLGNIQKGGFGEIADVLAYGDRTKGEGLHLVQGPGNDLVSVTALTAAGAHIVLFTTGRGTPFGGPVPTVKISTNSALAQKKTNWIDFNAGQLIEGRGKEELADEFFDYIKTLASGEARTHNERLGFKEISIFKDGVTL; encoded by the coding sequence TTGAACAGTTCAACGATTGTCATTCATGAACGGGACAATGTCCTGATTGCACTGAGGGATTTCGAAGCAGGCGAACGTGTGGTGGATGGTGATAGGGAAGTCATCCTGAGGGAAGCAGTGCCGGCCGGTCATAAGATTGCAAGGGAACCGATACAGGAAAATGAAAACGTTATCAAGTTTGGTATGCCGATCGGAAGGGCGTCAGAGCCGATCGAGCGGGGAGAATGGATCCATACTCACAATGTAGTGACCAACCTCAAAGGGACGCTTCAGTATGACTATAAGCCGACAGATGACAAGATCGTTCCGAAGCCGTCCACCAAAACCTTTCAAGGGTATATCAGGGAAAACGGGGAAGTCGGGATCCGCAATGAAATCTGGATCATCAATACGGTGGGCTGCATCAATAAGACGGCCGAAATGGTGGCGAAGATGGCCAGTGATCAATTCGACGGGATCGATGGGGTGCACAGCTTTTCTCATCTATTCGGGTGTTCCCAGCTTGGGGACGATCTTCATAACACTCAGAAGATCCTGAGCGGCCTCGTCCACCACCCAAATGCTGCGGGCATTCTCGTCATGGGTCTCGGCTGCGAGAATAATTACATTGAAGAATTCAAGAAGGTGATAGGCGATTATGACCCACGGAGGGTGAAGTTCATCGAAGTCCAGAGTGCCGATGATGAAATCTCCGAATCTCTTGAACTCATCGAAGAGCTTGCCGATTATGCGAAGACATTCAAACGTCAGGAAGTACCCCTTTCAAAGTTGAAAGTAGGATTGAAGTGCGGAGGATCGGACGGCTTCTCCGGCATTACCGGGAACCCGCTCGTCGGAGCATTTTCCGACAGGCTCATCTCGGAAGGAGGAACCACCATCCTGACGGAAGTACCCGAGATGTTCGGGGCGGAAGAGATCCTCATGAGCCGGGCCAAAAATGAAGGGGTGTTCGAAAAGATCGTCGACCTCGTCAATGACTTCAAGGGATACTTCCTGAAGCACGGACAGAACGTCTATGAGAATCCATCTCCAGGGAATAAAAAAGGCGGAATCACGACCCTTGAAGAAAAGTCCCTAGGAAATATCCAAAAAGGCGGGTTCGGGGAGATTGCCGATGTCCTTGCCTACGGGGACCGCACGAAAGGTGAAGGCCTACATCTCGTCCAAGGTCCGGGAAATGACCTCGTCTCTGTCACCGCCCTCACGGCTGCAGGTGCTCATATCGTCCTCTTCACCACGGGACGGGGAACCCCGTTCGGAGGTCCTGTACCGACAGTGAAGATCTCCACCAACTCAGCTCTTGCCCAGAAGAAGACGAATTGGATCGATTTCAATGCGGGTCAGCTCATCGAAGGCAGGGGAAAGGAAGAGCTCGCCGACGAGTTCTTTGATTACATCAAGA
- a CDS encoding LacI family DNA-binding transcriptional regulator, whose amino-acid sequence MGVTIKDIAKAAGVSFSTVSKALRDSPLVKEPTKKRITDIAMELGYQPNAAARSLVSKKSHTIGIIWPTIEGTAHSSLITRLNTQLEQLSYTTLISINEKEFAINLFNRYQVDAILCFDDNPERQADTPSAVPVVSYGIADKGSSSPVVDVQRKKAVYMATNYLSSIGHRFISYIGVLNNPIQDEKAKGFKLAAEGLGLPGFTHQIVDVQKLEPYDGYVAAKEVLESGERPTAIISGSHDLSKGILRAAAECGIKVPDDLSIISYDNLPDESDTPIPLSTVGVPMDHITLRLTDVLMDVINEDDIEKVLFLEPELKVTDSCRPPSNH is encoded by the coding sequence ATGGGAGTCACAATCAAAGATATAGCAAAAGCGGCTGGGGTGAGTTTTTCCACCGTTTCAAAAGCGTTGCGGGATAGCCCGCTCGTCAAGGAACCGACGAAAAAGCGGATCACCGATATTGCCATGGAGCTCGGTTATCAGCCGAATGCAGCGGCGAGGAGCCTCGTCTCCAAGAAATCCCACACCATCGGGATCATCTGGCCGACCATCGAAGGGACCGCCCATTCTTCCCTTATCACCCGCCTGAATACTCAGCTCGAACAGCTCTCATACACGACCCTGATCTCCATCAACGAAAAAGAATTCGCCATCAATCTGTTCAACCGCTATCAAGTGGATGCCATCCTTTGTTTTGATGACAATCCGGAGCGACAAGCTGATACACCATCGGCCGTTCCTGTTGTCTCATACGGGATCGCCGATAAAGGAAGCTCCTCGCCGGTCGTAGACGTGCAGCGGAAAAAGGCCGTCTATATGGCGACCAATTATCTTTCCTCCATCGGGCACCGGTTCATCAGCTATATCGGAGTACTGAATAATCCGATACAGGATGAAAAGGCAAAGGGTTTCAAACTAGCGGCAGAAGGACTCGGACTCCCCGGTTTCACGCATCAGATCGTGGACGTTCAAAAGCTTGAACCGTACGATGGGTACGTCGCGGCCAAGGAAGTCCTCGAGAGCGGTGAACGCCCAACGGCAATCATCAGTGGGAGTCATGACCTTTCCAAGGGGATCCTGAGGGCTGCAGCGGAGTGCGGGATCAAGGTACCAGATGACCTCTCCATCATCAGCTACGACAACCTTCCCGACGAAAGCGACACCCCCATCCCCCTCTCGACGGTCGGTGTCCCCATGGATCACATCACATTACGCTTGACAGATGTCCTGATGGATGTCATCAATGAAGATGATATAGAAAAGGTCCTATTCCTGGAACCTGAGCTCAAAGTGACGGATTCATGCCGTCCACCATCCAACCATTAG
- a CDS encoding rhamnogalacturonan acetylesterase, producing the protein MSFSIFLAGDSTVADYPETSAPQAGWGQKFPAFLDSSISVRNHAANGRSSKSFIDEGRLDVIENEIAEGDYLFIQFGHNDSKQDERFTDPFTTYKEHLLRYIETAREKKAHPILITPVARRKFGSDGTVLDTHGDYPEAMKDLAREQSVPVIDLHKRSLKLLDTLGPIRSKALYMWIDPHPNFPDGAMDNTHLNEDGAGEIAAIVKKELEGVVPELTPIMK; encoded by the coding sequence ATGTCATTTTCCATTTTTCTTGCAGGTGATTCAACTGTAGCGGACTATCCTGAAACTTCTGCTCCACAAGCCGGTTGGGGGCAAAAATTCCCGGCCTTTCTGGATTCGAGCATCTCGGTCCGGAATCATGCCGCTAACGGACGCAGCTCCAAAAGCTTCATCGACGAAGGAAGACTGGATGTGATCGAAAACGAAATCGCTGAAGGGGATTATCTCTTCATCCAATTCGGTCACAATGACAGCAAGCAGGATGAACGATTCACGGATCCTTTTACTACCTATAAGGAGCATCTGCTCCGCTATATCGAAACCGCAAGAGAAAAGAAAGCGCATCCGATCCTCATTACGCCCGTGGCGAGAAGGAAGTTCGGAAGCGATGGCACGGTGCTGGATACCCACGGGGATTACCCCGAAGCGATGAAGGACCTTGCACGGGAACAATCGGTCCCTGTCATCGACCTTCACAAGAGGAGCTTGAAGCTCTTGGATACATTGGGTCCGATCCGGTCCAAAGCGCTCTATATGTGGATAGACCCGCATCCTAATTTTCCAGACGGGGCCATGGATAATACTCATTTGAATGAAGACGGGGCGGGTGAAATCGCCGCGATTGTAAAGAAAGAACTTGAAGGGGTCGTGCCAGAGCTGACTCCGATCATGAAATAG
- a CDS encoding YesL family protein: MGRLINGVLNFCRWITHFAILNLLWIGCTLLGGVVLGIGPSTVAMYAVTRKAVMGVEDLPLIKRFWETYRKEFFRANGLFFSLAGFVLLWYVDLHFFRQMEGTIYTIIQYLLMLMGFILIILLTYILPVYVHYNLKFFQTFKQALLIGFLQPGNLVLMIIATLSTYYFFISFPGFIPLFGFTLFVHLNMWLAYKGFSSIEDIKTKKDLAHT; this comes from the coding sequence ATGGGACGATTGATCAATGGGGTGTTGAACTTCTGCAGATGGATCACGCACTTTGCCATTTTGAATCTGCTCTGGATCGGCTGCACCCTGCTTGGAGGAGTGGTCTTAGGGATCGGTCCGAGTACAGTGGCGATGTATGCCGTCACCCGGAAAGCGGTCATGGGGGTGGAAGACCTTCCCCTCATCAAAAGATTTTGGGAGACTTATAGGAAAGAGTTCTTCCGTGCCAACGGACTGTTCTTTTCATTGGCAGGATTCGTGCTGCTCTGGTACGTCGATCTTCACTTTTTCCGTCAGATGGAAGGGACGATCTATACCATCATCCAGTACCTCCTCATGCTGATGGGCTTCATCCTGATCATCCTGCTCACGTATATTCTACCGGTCTATGTCCATTACAACCTGAAGTTCTTCCAGACCTTCAAGCAGGCGCTATTAATCGGCTTCCTGCAGCCGGGGAATCTCGTGCTCATGATCATAGCGACACTGTCGACCTATTACTTTTTCATATCATTTCCCGGTTTCATCCCACTTTTCGGTTTTACATTATTCGTCCATTTGAACATGTGGCTTGCGTACAAAGGCTTCAGCTCCATTGAGGATATCAAGACGAAGAAAGACCTTGCTCATACATGA
- a CDS encoding Gfo/Idh/MocA family protein codes for MKKYAVCGVSNRAITMFIQPMLKNFNQQARLVALLDKDPKRFAVCKQDYPSTQGVPEYKEDEFERMVDETRPDVIIVAGRDDTHITYIEKALNRDLDVISEKPMTTNAADSRRVMEAEKKSKGKVTVTFNYRYSPYHTKIKEFILSGKLGRITSVDLNWYIDTYHGSSYFQRWNRNRDHSGGLSIHKSSHHFDLINWWLDQKPVEVFAYGDLNYYGNESEYNPDQVDGRHCHTCEVKRDCSYYSRWNSRSNSITVEDDHITSDEKRKETYTGYRPDQCIFDSEIAIEDTYTATVKYDRGSLLSYSINFSLPYEGYRLAINGTKGRLETTEFHAPSRVPFPVPEQTIDYFPLFGSKEVIHVVKNQGGHGGGDPLIQEDLFLGEDPLRPYKILSGSEDGAYAVMTGEAVWRSVKEHRPVTIEELMKKEPMHQ; via the coding sequence ATGAAAAAATATGCCGTATGCGGCGTCAGTAACCGCGCAATCACCATGTTCATCCAGCCTATGCTTAAGAACTTTAACCAGCAGGCAAGGCTGGTCGCCCTGCTGGATAAAGATCCGAAGCGGTTCGCCGTGTGTAAACAGGACTATCCGTCCACACAGGGAGTGCCTGAGTATAAGGAAGATGAGTTCGAACGGATGGTGGACGAAACGAGACCTGACGTCATCATTGTCGCAGGCCGCGATGACACTCATATCACGTATATTGAGAAAGCGCTTAACCGAGATCTTGATGTGATTTCAGAAAAGCCGATGACAACAAACGCTGCCGACAGCCGCAGGGTGATGGAGGCGGAGAAAAAGAGCAAGGGGAAGGTGACAGTCACCTTTAATTACCGGTATAGCCCGTATCACACCAAGATCAAAGAATTCATCCTGTCCGGGAAGCTTGGGCGGATCACATCCGTCGATTTGAATTGGTATATCGACACGTATCATGGATCAAGTTATTTCCAGCGCTGGAACAGGAACCGGGATCATTCCGGGGGATTATCCATCCATAAGTCGAGTCACCACTTTGACCTCATCAACTGGTGGCTAGACCAGAAACCGGTAGAAGTGTTCGCGTACGGGGATCTGAACTACTACGGAAATGAGAGTGAATACAATCCTGACCAGGTTGACGGGCGTCACTGCCATACGTGCGAAGTGAAGCGGGACTGTTCCTACTACTCTAGATGGAACTCAAGGAGCAACAGCATCACGGTAGAAGACGATCATATCACGTCTGACGAGAAGCGGAAGGAAACGTATACCGGTTACCGTCCCGACCAGTGCATCTTCGATTCGGAGATTGCCATTGAAGATACGTATACAGCGACCGTCAAGTATGACAGGGGTAGCCTATTAAGCTATTCCATCAATTTCTCCCTGCCATATGAAGGGTATCGACTGGCTATAAACGGAACAAAGGGCCGCCTGGAGACGACGGAATTCCATGCACCGTCCAGGGTGCCGTTCCCTGTTCCGGAACAGACCATTGACTATTTCCCGCTCTTCGGATCGAAGGAAGTGATCCATGTCGTGAAGAATCAGGGCGGCCACGGCGGTGGAGATCCCCTGATCCAGGAAGACCTCTTCCTCGGGGAAGATCCGCTCCGCCCGTATAAGATCCTATCTGGAAGCGAGGACGGAGCCTATGCGGTCATGACGGGTGAGGCAGTATGGAGATCCGTCAAGGAGCACCGCCCCGTCACCATTGAAGAATTGATGAAAAAAGAACCGATGCACCAATAA
- a CDS encoding glycoside hydrolase family 88/105 protein has protein sequence METALNRKNELTSPLAWGKAACESLMSAYKASELPPDGKWHYHQGVFLVSMLQLREKIGGDAFFDYVKEYVDHNIDENGNFLWSRRELDAIQAGLLLFTLDRETDDPRYKIAATKLLNMFPTLNRTSDGGYWHKDRYPYQMWLDGLYMGGVFAMNYGKEYSDPSLLEMVLEQERLMRKHTLDEETGLYHHAWDEQKVQPWADPETGRSPEFWGRAIGWYGITFNEILDFLPEGHHATEEISGALRDLSKSLISYQHPDNHLWYQVVDKADDTKNWIETSCSALFIYTIARAVKSGVLDESYKEFAIKGYRALVKRMKFDDNGLFIMPEICIGTGVGDYTHYVERPVIENDLHGVGSFVLCSLEMQDILPQL, from the coding sequence ATGGAAACAGCACTCAATCGGAAGAATGAATTGACATCACCGCTTGCATGGGGGAAGGCAGCCTGTGAATCCCTTATGTCAGCCTACAAGGCGAGTGAACTGCCGCCTGACGGAAAATGGCATTATCATCAGGGAGTATTCCTGGTAAGCATGCTCCAGCTTCGGGAAAAAATCGGGGGAGATGCGTTCTTTGATTATGTGAAGGAATATGTCGATCACAATATCGACGAAAACGGGAACTTCCTCTGGAGCCGCAGGGAATTGGACGCCATCCAGGCCGGCCTCCTTCTCTTCACCCTTGACCGGGAAACGGATGACCCGAGATATAAAATCGCCGCTACGAAACTATTGAATATGTTCCCGACACTCAACCGCACGTCGGACGGAGGCTACTGGCATAAAGATCGCTACCCGTACCAAATGTGGCTGGACGGACTCTATATGGGCGGTGTGTTCGCTATGAACTACGGGAAGGAGTATAGTGATCCATCCCTCCTCGAAATGGTCCTTGAGCAGGAGCGTCTCATGAGGAAGCATACGCTTGATGAGGAGACCGGTCTTTACCATCATGCATGGGATGAACAGAAGGTGCAGCCATGGGCAGACCCCGAAACGGGCAGATCGCCTGAATTCTGGGGGAGGGCCATCGGATGGTACGGGATCACCTTTAACGAAATCCTCGATTTCCTCCCGGAAGGACATCATGCGACAGAAGAAATCTCAGGTGCCCTCAGGGATCTTTCCAAAAGTCTGATTTCCTATCAGCATCCTGACAATCATCTATGGTATCAGGTGGTCGACAAAGCGGATGATACTAAAAACTGGATCGAAACGTCCTGCTCGGCTCTTTTCATCTACACGATTGCAAGAGCCGTGAAATCAGGCGTCCTTGATGAAAGCTACAAAGAGTTTGCCATTAAGGGATACCGCGCCCTTGTGAAGCGAATGAAATTTGACGACAACGGCCTCTTCATCATGCCGGAGATCTGCATCGGCACCGGGGTGGGGGACTACACGCACTATGTGGAACGTCCGGTCATTGAAAATGATCTTCATGGCGTCGGTTCTTTTGTACTTTGCAGCCTTGAAATGCAGGATATCCTTCCACAGCTATAG
- a CDS encoding carbohydrate ABC transporter permease, with protein MQNKKRTFKIVQHTLLIVFTLIMIYPLVWMVSSSLKESSSVFVNAYSLIPDELHFENYITGWEGFAGITFKTFFINSAIIAVVATVGSIISSTIIAYGFARIKFRGKSIWFICMMLTMMLPFEMVMIPQYIMFNKFGWIDTYLPLILPTFFGIPFFIFLIMQFIRTIPVELDEAAKIDGCSTFGIFFRVIVPLVVPAMMTSAIFSFYWRWDDFMGPLIYLSTPEKYPVSLALKLFSDPNSVTNWGAMFAMSTLSIIPIFIIFFFFQRYIVDGISTSGLKG; from the coding sequence ATGCAGAATAAGAAACGCACGTTCAAAATCGTCCAGCACACGCTGTTGATTGTGTTCACCCTCATCATGATCTATCCCCTCGTCTGGATGGTCAGCAGCTCGTTGAAAGAGAGCTCCAGCGTTTTCGTCAACGCCTATTCACTGATACCTGATGAACTCCATTTTGAGAACTATATCACAGGGTGGGAAGGGTTCGCCGGTATCACTTTCAAGACCTTCTTCATCAACTCGGCCATCATTGCCGTCGTCGCCACGGTGGGAAGCATCATATCCTCCACGATCATTGCCTATGGATTTGCACGGATCAAGTTCAGGGGTAAAAGCATCTGGTTCATCTGTATGATGCTTACCATGATGCTGCCGTTCGAGATGGTCATGATCCCGCAGTATATAATGTTCAACAAATTCGGCTGGATCGATACGTATCTGCCGCTCATCCTCCCGACCTTCTTCGGGATCCCGTTCTTCATCTTCCTGATCATGCAGTTCATCCGGACCATCCCGGTGGAGCTTGATGAGGCAGCGAAGATCGACGGATGCAGCACGTTCGGTATCTTCTTCAGGGTCATTGTGCCACTTGTCGTACCGGCAATGATGACTTCAGCCATCTTCTCCTTCTATTGGAGATGGGATGATTTCATGGGTCCGCTCATTTACTTGTCCACTCCGGAGAAGTATCCGGTATCCCTTGCCCTGAAGCTATTCTCTGACCCGAACTCCGTCACCAACTGGGGAGCGATGTTCGCCATGTCGACGCTCAGTATCATTCCGATCTTCATCATTTTCTTCTTCTTCCAACGTTACATCGTGGATGGAATCAGTACGAGCGGATTGAAAGGATAA
- a CDS encoding carbohydrate ABC transporter permease, with the protein MTELKPTGPKRKKKSDYQNVTGYLFISPFLLGFFLLTLYPILYSLYLSFTDYDLMSEPNWIGLDNYVRMFTGDETFWQSFKVTLMYAGVAVPFRLIFALLVALALNKVVEMAGLYRTLLYLPSVVGGSIAVSIMWRQLFGNDGAFNSILALLGIPTHSWLGDPKTAIWTLIVLYGWQFGSSMLIFLAGLRNIPKTYYEASSVDGASPIKQFFIITLPLLTPVILFNMIMQIIQGFMAFTPSFVVTNGGPVNSTLLYVLYMYRRAFEYFDMGYASAMAWFMLIIIAVLTGLIFKTSKHWVHYESDNK; encoded by the coding sequence ATCACCGAATTGAAGCCCACCGGTCCGAAACGGAAGAAAAAATCCGACTATCAGAATGTGACAGGATACTTGTTCATTTCGCCATTCCTTCTTGGGTTCTTCCTATTGACCTTATATCCTATCCTCTATTCACTGTATCTATCATTTACAGACTATGATCTGATGAGTGAGCCGAACTGGATCGGCCTTGACAACTACGTACGGATGTTCACAGGGGATGAAACGTTCTGGCAATCGTTCAAAGTCACCCTCATGTACGCAGGTGTCGCCGTTCCGTTCCGACTCATCTTCGCCCTCCTTGTAGCACTCGCCCTCAATAAGGTGGTCGAAATGGCGGGATTGTATCGTACTCTCCTCTACCTTCCATCCGTCGTCGGTGGAAGCATCGCGGTTTCAATCATGTGGAGGCAGCTTTTCGGGAACGACGGGGCATTCAACTCCATCCTTGCCCTTCTCGGAATTCCGACCCATTCATGGCTAGGTGATCCGAAGACGGCGATCTGGACGCTGATCGTCCTGTACGGATGGCAGTTCGGTTCTTCCATGCTGATCTTCCTTGCAGGGCTGCGGAACATCCCGAAAACCTATTATGAAGCATCAAGTGTGGACGGGGCTTCTCCGATCAAGCAGTTCTTCATCATCACCCTGCCGCTTCTGACACCGGTCATCCTGTTCAATATGATCATGCAGATCATCCAGGGCTTCATGGCCTTTACGCCGAGCTTCGTCGTCACCAACGGCGGTCCGGTGAACAGTACGCTCTTGTACGTCCTGTATATGTATAGAAGGGCATTTGAATACTTCGATATGGGGTATGCATCAGCCATGGCTTGGTTCATGCTCATCATCATCGCCGTCCTGACAGGTCTGATCTTCAAAACATCCAAGCACTGGGTTCACTATGAATCCGATAACAAATAG
- a CDS encoding ABC transporter substrate-binding protein: MRWKPIVMKTMALGLVLTTFLAGCSSSTGSSSDSKDGKTKDGKVELRMTWWGSQSRHDQTQEIIKKFEEENPDIKITSEFTGFDGYFEKMAAQAAGNNLPDIMQQNFGEYLNQYADKNLLADLSEYVEDGTINVDGVSDIIMDSGKQGDKVLGIPTGTNALTAFYNVDMLKEVGVENLDGNWSWDEYMDIAKKVHEKTGEFGTRLMEPKNLFEYYLREKGQKLFSEDGTALGYKDDKLLSDYFEMNKKMVDEGVAPGYDTIQQIKGVEDELIVHGKAPFDFRWSNQATALDSASEQELAMTLLPGDNNREGMFLKPAMLWSVSENSKHKEEAARFIDFFTNNIEVYEIGGSDRGVPIKEEIRNEMASTLSETDKKVFDYIEMVTDNSSPIDSNYPQQASEVLGALQEVDELVMYGQLSPKDGAKEFRKKAESILGR; this comes from the coding sequence ATGAGATGGAAACCGATAGTAATGAAAACCATGGCACTGGGATTGGTGTTGACGACGTTCCTCGCAGGATGTTCTTCTTCAACAGGGAGTTCATCAGACAGCAAGGACGGCAAGACGAAGGACGGCAAAGTAGAACTGAGAATGACATGGTGGGGCTCTCAAAGCCGTCATGACCAGACACAGGAGATCATCAAGAAATTCGAAGAAGAAAATCCGGATATCAAGATCACTTCTGAATTCACGGGCTTTGACGGATACTTCGAGAAAATGGCCGCTCAGGCAGCGGGGAACAACCTGCCTGATATCATGCAGCAGAACTTTGGGGAGTATCTCAATCAGTACGCCGATAAGAACCTTCTCGCAGACCTCTCTGAATATGTGGAAGACGGCACCATCAACGTAGATGGCGTAAGCGACATCATCATGGATTCCGGGAAGCAGGGAGATAAGGTTCTTGGAATTCCGACAGGGACCAACGCCCTCACCGCATTCTACAATGTCGACATGCTGAAGGAAGTCGGAGTAGAGAACTTGGATGGCAACTGGTCTTGGGATGAGTATATGGATATCGCTAAAAAAGTCCATGAAAAGACCGGTGAATTTGGAACCAGACTCATGGAACCTAAGAACCTATTCGAATATTATTTGAGGGAAAAAGGTCAGAAGCTCTTCAGCGAAGACGGAACGGCTCTTGGCTATAAAGATGATAAGCTGCTGAGCGATTACTTTGAAATGAACAAGAAGATGGTCGACGAGGGAGTAGCACCTGGTTACGACACAATCCAACAGATCAAAGGGGTGGAAGATGAGCTCATCGTTCACGGCAAAGCGCCATTTGATTTCCGTTGGTCCAACCAGGCCACGGCCCTTGACAGTGCAAGTGAACAGGAGCTTGCCATGACCCTTCTTCCGGGTGACAACAACAGGGAAGGGATGTTCCTGAAACCTGCCATGCTCTGGTCGGTAAGTGAAAACTCCAAGCATAAGGAAGAGGCAGCGCGCTTCATCGACTTCTTTACGAATAATATTGAAGTGTATGAAATCGGTGGGTCCGACCGTGGAGTGCCGATCAAAGAAGAGATCCGTAATGAAATGGCCAGTACACTGAGCGAGACGGACAAAAAAGTATTCGATTATATCGAAATGGTGACCGACAACAGTTCTCCGATCGATTCCAACTATCCTCAACAGGCGTCAGAAGTACTAGGTGCCCTGCAGGAAGTGGATGAGCTCGTCATGTACGGTCAGCTGTCACCAAAAGACGGAGCAAAAGAATTCCGCAAGAAAGCAGAAAGCATCCTGGGCAGGTAA
- a CDS encoding permease prefix domain 1-containing protein — MRKIQHHVEDLFDDVPYSERTEALKLEIIQNLEEKVYDLMAEGKEEEDAINKAIVDFGDIKDLKRELGVGETLPTAKKDMTKINLGFSIWGSALIIALFVFINFYYTPKTIWFVYPTFAILWWPLSMYYYRLRKKGWRK; from the coding sequence TTGAGGAAGATTCAGCATCATGTAGAGGACTTGTTTGACGATGTGCCCTACAGTGAGAGAACAGAAGCGTTGAAACTGGAAATCATCCAGAACCTTGAGGAAAAGGTCTATGACCTGATGGCAGAGGGCAAGGAAGAAGAAGATGCCATCAACAAAGCCATCGTCGATTTCGGCGATATCAAGGATCTGAAGCGGGAGCTCGGTGTAGGGGAGACCCTTCCCACAGCCAAAAAGGATATGACGAAGATCAATCTCGGTTTTTCCATTTGGGGAAGCGCCTTGATCATCGCCCTCTTCGTGTTCATCAATTTCTACTATACCCCGAAGACCATCTGGTTCGTCTATCCGACATTTGCCATCCTTTGGTGGCCGCTCTCCATGTATTATTACAGACTGAGGAAAAAAGGTTGGCGTAAATGA
- a CDS encoding PadR family transcriptional regulator, with translation MIRSDSIRGHLDSIILRLIFEEDQYGYEISKQISERTDDRFQIKEATLYAVFQRLEKKDLIESYFGDVSHGGKRKYYRITTLGRAYLREAAAEWKQTKEIIDVFMEGLN, from the coding sequence ATCATTCGAAGCGACAGTATCCGGGGTCATCTGGACTCCATCATCCTGCGTCTGATCTTTGAAGAGGATCAGTATGGATATGAAATTTCAAAGCAGATCAGCGAACGGACCGACGATCGCTTCCAGATCAAGGAAGCGACCCTGTATGCGGTCTTCCAGCGCCTCGAGAAAAAAGACCTCATTGAATCCTATTTCGGTGATGTCTCCCATGGAGGAAAGCGGAAATATTATCGCATCACCACATTGGGCAGGGCCTATTTAAGGGAAGCGGCAGCAGAATGGAAACAGACGAAAGAAATCATAGATGTGTTCATGGAGGGGTTAAATTGA